Below is a window of Magnetococcales bacterium DNA.
TGGAGCAACAGAGGGGGGGGTAGGGGGAGAGTGTTGCGTTTGTTTTACATGTAGTGTAAAAATTTATTTTTCCATCTGTTTGGGGTATTATCTTATATCTTGTTGTTTTATTTGATTTTTATTCTTGGCATCCATCTTGTAATATCTTCTCCTCAAACGCGACAATTATGTCATTTCTCGGGAGGAGTGAATCATGATTTCCATCAAACATGTCACCATCGCCATGGCCCTGACCGGCACCATCGCTCTGACCCAGGGTCTGCCCCAAGCCTACGCTTACGACACCGAAACCATCTATCAATCCACCAATCTGGATGGCCATCAAGTGTTTGCCGAGTGTAATCCCGGCGGTGGGACTGATTGTGACTGTAGCGACAGCGATGTCGTCATCGAAAGCCATGCAGAGTATGGTGAAGTCACCTCCAATCCCTTTCTCAACAACACCTACGTCAACGCCATCGGCTATAAAAAGTTTTATGAAGGACTGCCCAACGGTGAGCCCCTGGATCTGGGACAATATATCTATCGTGGCCAGGTACGCCTCACTGAAAACCCCTTCCCCAACCCCTATCAGGTGGACAACGCCCAAGCGGTGCACATGATGATCCAGTTTTACGATGGGCGGGATGAGCTGTATGTCAGCAACAAGACCTCCCTGGAAGGGGTGATCTATTGGGAACTCAACCCTTGGGTACCCGACTCCGGTGCGATCAAGATCGGTACCGGCACCACCCACCAGGATTTTTATCTGAAACCAAGCGGTATCGTGGTCAACCCGGATCAGGAGTGGCACCAGTTTGAGCTGGCGGTGGATCTGAAAACCCAGACCTATCTCCACGTCAAGATCGGTGAGCAGCAAGTGGATCTCACCGGGCTGCCCATGACCAAAGTGCACCATCCGGATTGGGGGAATGACATGGCCCTCTCCATCACCACCGAATCCATGGCCTCCTGGCCGCAATATACCTGCATTCTGCCCTTCCGCTGGGCTACCCGGTTCCGCAACCTCGATTTTGAGCGGGTGATTCAATAGGGCACGTCGCGGTCAAAATGGCCAGAGGGGGCTCAACTGTTGGGATGAAAGCGAGGGGAAAGTCAATCGAAATGGAGATGAGGGGGGAAACCAACCGGGATTGAGACAGGGGAGTCAACACCCGGTTCAACCGACGCGAGTCTGGGTATGTTCCTTTGAGGGAGGGGGCAGAACACCGAGGCTCGCGTCTTTACGTTAAGCGCTAAATGCCCTTGAACGGGCGCAGGGAGGGGAGCGCGCCAAAATCCCCTTCGAGATAGTTTTTCTGGAGGGGAGCCCCCTTGGCCACTTCAAAGTCGGAGAGGGGAAAGAGCTGACTGCACCGCTCACTACTACGCTCCACCAGCCAAAATTGATCCCGACGAAAGAGAGTGTTGTCCAAAAGCGCGGTATCGTGGGTGGTGCTCACCAGTTGGGCCTGGGTATTGTTGATTTCGGGGTTGTGGATCAAGCTGAAGAGAAATTTGACCAGGTTGTGGTGAAGGCTGGTATCCATCTCATCCATGAACAAAACCCGCCCCTCTCCCAAAATATTCATCCAGGGCCAAGCCAGGGCAAAGAGCTTTTGAGTCCCCCGGGATTCGGTCTCCCAAGGAAGATAAACCCCTTTGCCGGTGTCGGCGGTGGAGCGTTCGAAGCGGACCTCGTTGACCTCCTGGCTGGCCATCTCTTTTTGCAGGGCCAGACGCACCTCGGGGGGGAGATCGTCCATGTTGAGATCCCCCACGGTGCGGGTCTCCACCTGGATCCCTTCGATATCGATATCCGCCTGGTTGAGAAATTTCATCACCCGGTGGCGTCCTTCGATCTCTTTGCACAGCGAAGTGGAAAATTCCCGGCTTATTTCGGCATG
It encodes the following:
- a CDS encoding AAA family ATPase, giving the protein MLIEFSVTNFLSFCETQTLSMAASGSYREMPDNGFSTGLPRLPKLLKSTVIYGPNASGKSNLIRAALFMWNFVLNSAKGQEGDEIEVNPFLLNSKNSQQPSTFEMIFVEGGVRYQYGFAATRERVWHEWLLAFPKGRAQRWFERFHDATTGETQWTLHKKHLPGNREVWREATRDNALFLSTAIQLNSAPLKPVFDWFDKRLRVFRPHAEISREFSTSLCKEIEGRHRVMKFLNQADIDIEGIQVETRTVGDLNMDDLPPEVRLALQKEMASQEVNEVRFERSTADTGKGVYLPWETESRGTQKLFALAWPWMNILGEGRVLFMDEMDTSLHHNLVKFLFSLIHNPEINNTQAQLVSTTHDTALLDNTLFRRDQFWLVERSSERCSQLFPLSDFEVAKGAPLQKNYLEGDFGALPSLRPFKGI